From Streptomyces sp. HUAS MG91, the proteins below share one genomic window:
- a CDS encoding glycosyltransferase, which yields MNPAAVAVVIPAHNEQSGIAACLRSVRRAARAVPLPVVTVVVADACEDATAAIASAQGVIVVPSDAHNVGVARARGVDRALDLLPGPDTWLAMTDADTLVPGDWLSHQITWARHHYDAVLGTIRLIRSAGPRTVAELHDRDYFRTRPVQTRLPWTHPHVHGANLGVSAAAYARVGGFRPYASGEDRDLAARLAATGHRIARSGQCVYTSSRLRGRAPGGLADLLAALASAQAG from the coding sequence ATGAATCCTGCGGCTGTGGCCGTCGTGATCCCGGCGCACAACGAACAGAGCGGCATCGCGGCCTGTCTGCGCAGTGTCCGCAGAGCGGCCCGGGCGGTCCCCCTGCCGGTCGTGACCGTCGTCGTCGCGGACGCCTGCGAGGACGCGACCGCGGCCATCGCCTCCGCGCAGGGGGTGATCGTCGTCCCCAGCGACGCGCACAACGTGGGGGTGGCACGCGCCCGGGGAGTGGACCGCGCACTGGACCTGCTGCCCGGACCGGACACCTGGCTGGCCATGACCGACGCGGACACCCTGGTCCCCGGCGACTGGCTGAGCCACCAGATCACGTGGGCCCGCCACCACTACGACGCGGTCCTGGGCACCATCCGCCTGATCCGCTCGGCAGGGCCGCGCACCGTCGCGGAGCTGCACGACCGCGACTACTTCCGCACCCGGCCCGTGCAGACGCGGCTCCCGTGGACCCACCCGCATGTGCACGGCGCCAACCTGGGGGTCTCCGCGGCGGCCTACGCGCGGGTCGGCGGCTTCCGCCCGTACGCGAGCGGCGAGGACCGGGATCTCGCGGCCCGGCTCGCGGCGACCGGGCACCGCATCGCCCGCTCGGGGCAGTGCGTCTACACGTCGTCCCGTCTGCGGGGGCGGGCGCCCGGCGGACTGGCCGACCTCCTCGCCGCGCTGGCCTCGGCCCAGGCCGGGTGA